The sequence ATATTTTGGCTATCGGATCGGGCGGTGCGTTTGCGCTGGCTGCAACGCGGGCCCTAAAAAATCATGCCCCCGAGCTCAGTGCGCGCGACATGGTGGATGAAGGCCTGTCCATCGCCGCCGATATTTGCATCTACACGAACCACCATCGGACGATCCTCGATCTTGAAAGCGCCGAGGACTGATGGGGCTGGCATGCGCGGCGCCTTCTGCCCACCAGCGGCGCATGCGCCTACATTCTAATGATACAACAAAGACCAAGCATATGACCTACGTATCCTCCCCCAGCACGCAGGCCGCTCAGCACGCCGGCGTGTTTGTCGATTACGAAAACCTCCTGGCGGTCCTGCAGGCCCAGAGTCCGCCGGACGCCCTGCCCCGCGTGTTTGCAGAGCATATCCTGCGCGAAGCCCAGCGCTACCTGGCCGACCTCGACGACGTGCCGACGGTGATGGGCCGCGCCTACGCCGACTTTACCGCGATGGAAGAGGCCAACGGCCCGCGCATCCAGCGCGAGTTGCACCGCATGGGCATCGACCCGGTGGTGACGCTCCGCGACATCCAGAGCAACGCCTCCGAGCAGCAGTTGTGCATTGACGTAACCGAGGTGCTGCACACGCGCGGCGACCTCCAAACCATCCTCATCGTGACGGGCAATCGTCCGTTCTTGCCGCTGGTGCGCACCATTCGCGCTGCCGGCCGCCGCGTGCTGGTGACGGCCCTCAATCCGCCGGAGGTGTACGACACCTCGTTTGCCGAAGAAGACGTGTACCTCGACGCCCGCAACTTCCTCGACGAGGATACGCGCAACGACCTGCGTGCCGGCGCGGCCCGCTCGGCCCGGTCGTCCAGCGGGGCATCGTTCGCCCCGCCCGAACACCAGGCCCCCATCGAAGATTCGATCCTGCGGCGCGCCGTTGAGGTGACCGAAGAGTTCTTTGGCCAGTACGACGAGGTGTACCTCACCCCGCTGCTGCGCAAGCTCTCCGAAGAGCTGGGCGAAGAGTACGATCCGAAGGCCATCGTGAGCGACCTGGAGGCGGTGGGCGCGGCCGTCCTGGAGAAGCGCGACGGCTACCCGTACGACTACACCGTGCTCATCGTGAACGACCAGCACCCCGACGTGCAAGAGATCCACGATGCCTACTACAGCCGCATCAACCAGATGAGCAACGGTTATTACGCGACACGTGGGGGCGAGGCGTCCGGTGCCACGCCCGCGGAGGAAACCGCCGCCGATTCGCCTGAAGGTGCGCCGCGCACGACTGAGACTTCAGAGCGCTCGCAGGCTGCGGAGGGCCCGGACGACGCGCCGGATGAATCTCCGGAAGAGACCTCTTCGCCACGTACATCCCGCGAACCCTCTTGGCCGTCTGCCGACGTTTCATAAAGTCCACCACTCTTTCCTGCTTCTAGTTGATTCATTATGGACCCGACCCCTCCGACGATAGACGAGCTTACGCCCCGCCAAATTGTGGCCGAGCTCGATAATTACATCATTGGGCAAGAGAACGCCAAAAAGAACGTGGCCATTGCGCTGCGCAACCGGTGGCGGCGCCAGCATGCGCCCGAGGCGATGCGCGACGAGATCATGCCCAACAACATCATCATGATTGGGCCCACCGGCGTGGGCAAAACCGAAATTGCCCGCCGCCTGGCGAAGCTGGCCCGCGCGCCCTTCCTGAAGGTTGAAGCCTCGAAGTTTACCGAGGTGGGCTACGTGGGGCGCGACGTGGACAGCATGATCCGCGACCTTACCGACATCGCGGTGAACATGGTGCGCGATGAGCACAAGGCCGAGGTGCAAGAGCGGGCCGCCGAGCGGGCCGAGGAGCGTATCCTTGACTTGCTGGTGCCGCCGGCCGATGACGGATCGAGCGACACGGGCTCCGGCGGATTCTTCGTCATGGAGGATGCCCCCGCAGCCAACGACACGTCTGGCGACGCGTCGGCCACTGCCACCCGCCGCGCGCGCACTCGTGAGAAATTTCGCGAGAAGCTGGAGCGGGGCGAGCTGGACGACCGCGAGGTCGAGATTGAGGTGTCGTCGGATGCGTCGTCGCCCATGATGCAGGTCTTCGGCCCGATGGGCATGGAAGAGATGGGCGTAAACCTCCAAGAGCTGTTTGGCAACATGGGCCAGCAGCGCAAGAAGCGCCGGGTGCCCATCGAAGAGGCCCGCGAGCTCCTGACGCAAGAAGAGGCGCAGAAGCTCATCGACATGGAGCAGGTGAAGGAAGACGCCCTGGAGCGGGTCCAGAACGCTGGGATCGTCTTCAT comes from Salisaeta longa DSM 21114 and encodes:
- a CDS encoding NYN domain-containing protein, coding for MTYVSSPSTQAAQHAGVFVDYENLLAVLQAQSPPDALPRVFAEHILREAQRYLADLDDVPTVMGRAYADFTAMEEANGPRIQRELHRMGIDPVVTLRDIQSNASEQQLCIDVTEVLHTRGDLQTILIVTGNRPFLPLVRTIRAAGRRVLVTALNPPEVYDTSFAEEDVYLDARNFLDEDTRNDLRAGAARSARSSSGASFAPPEHQAPIEDSILRRAVEVTEEFFGQYDEVYLTPLLRKLSEELGEEYDPKAIVSDLEAVGAAVLEKRDGYPYDYTVLIVNDQHPDVQEIHDAYYSRINQMSNGYYATRGGEASGATPAEETAADSPEGAPRTTETSERSQAAEGPDDAPDESPEETSSPRTSREPSWPSADVS
- the hslU gene encoding ATP-dependent protease ATPase subunit HslU; the protein is MDPTPPTIDELTPRQIVAELDNYIIGQENAKKNVAIALRNRWRRQHAPEAMRDEIMPNNIIMIGPTGVGKTEIARRLAKLARAPFLKVEASKFTEVGYVGRDVDSMIRDLTDIAVNMVRDEHKAEVQERAAERAEERILDLLVPPADDGSSDTGSGGFFVMEDAPAANDTSGDASATATRRARTREKFREKLERGELDDREVEIEVSSDASSPMMQVFGPMGMEEMGVNLQELFGNMGQQRKKRRVPIEEARELLTQEEAQKLIDMEQVKEDALERVQNAGIVFIDEIDKVAAGHSRKEEGAGVSRQGVQRDLLPIVEGSTVTTKHGMVQTDHILFVASGAFHVSKPSDLIPELQGRFPIRVELNNLDEEDFYKILTQPKNALIKQYKALLAAEDVTIEFTDGGVRKLASIAAHVNSEVENIGARRLHTVLTTLLEDILFDVPEELPPGAHVEVDDAMVEERLDSIVSNRDLSQYIL